GATTTACCGTCCTCAATGGATGATTTTTGCATAATTTTGCGATGTACAAACTAAAATGAACTAATTATGAAGATATTAGCAACAATATTCTTAATTGCCTTTACTATAATGAGCTGTAAGGAGCAGGAAGGTGCAAATGATAACGCTTTCGCGAAAGCGGAATCTGTAAATACCACGCTACAAGATGAGTATGTGAGTTATGGAGCTGCAATTTCTTCAGAAAATTCATTAACAAAAAGCGAGGTAGCAGAAAGATATGCAGCACTTGCCGAAGGTGATACTGCAGTTGTGAAATTTGAAGCACCTATAAACGCAGTATGCGCCTCAAAAGGATGCTGGATGCGCTTAGATATAGCATATGAAGAGCAAGTATTTGTAAAGTTTAAAGATTACGGATTCTTTGTGCCTACGGACACAAAAGAAGGTAGCGCAATTGTAGAAGGTAAAGCATATCTAGAAGAAGTATCTGTAGGCGAGTTACGTCATATGGCAGAAGATGCTGGGAAATCCAAGGAGGAGATTGCTGCAATCACAAAGCCAGAACGCGAGTTACGTTTTATGGCAGATGGGGTGTTACTTAAAGCAGAGTAATTTCTATTTTATAAAATCATTAGAAAAGGGTAGGCGCAGGCTTACCCTTTTTTTACTAGTATTACCTAACAGAAATGAAAAGAGAAATTATAACTACAGGAGACGGCTCAAAGACAATACATATTGCAGAGTGGGATGAGCAATACCATTCTAAACATGGAGCGATACAAGAAGCGCGTCACGTATTTTTAATGACAGGGGTAGAGCACTACGTGGCTCAACATC
The genomic region above belongs to Dokdonia sp. Dokd-P16 and contains:
- a CDS encoding DUF4920 domain-containing protein translates to MKILATIFLIAFTIMSCKEQEGANDNAFAKAESVNTTLQDEYVSYGAAISSENSLTKSEVAERYAALAEGDTAVVKFEAPINAVCASKGCWMRLDIAYEEQVFVKFKDYGFFVPTDTKEGSAIVEGKAYLEEVSVGELRHMAEDAGKSKEEIAAITKPERELRFMADGVLLKAE